A single genomic interval of Xiphophorus couchianus chromosome 2, X_couchianus-1.0, whole genome shotgun sequence harbors:
- the washc4 gene encoding WASH complex subunit 4 isoform X1 — protein sequence MAVETIAPDWEFDRFDDGSQKIHTEVQLKNYSKFLEEYTSQLKGIEEALDDSIGDVWDFTLDPIALKLLPYEQTSLLELIKTDNKVLNKVVTVYAALCGEVKKLKYEAETKFYNGLLFYGEGVCETSVLEGESQIQMGRFISFLQELSCFVSRCYEVVVCIIHQLAALYNSSKGATKIIESSGVHFQVVYEHLGELLVVLMTLDEIMENHATLKDHWKMYKRLLKSVHHNPGKFSIPEEKLKPFEKLLLKLEGQLLDGMIMQACVEQRFDDPAEAVAVSKNSSFAEEFAFNIRSIFTNVESKIGEPSEIDQRDKYAAVCGLFVLHFHIFRSVDKKLYKALLDICKKVPAVTLIANIVWFPDAFLTVKVPAAAKLMDKKSLQTMKAQRDTYLQQRAQTLTKDVQSYYVFVTSWMMKMESILSKENKSDKLAEDLNSRCNVFVQGILYAYSIGTIIKTTMNMYMSMQRPMTKTSVKALCRLVELLKAVEHTFHRRSMVVADSVSLITLQLQSQALSAISNAKKRVISDKKYSEQRLDVLSSLVLAENALSGPSTKERRLVASLALCVGTQLKTFKDEELLPLQVVLKKLDLISELCERVRLQCDCSFLYWHRAVFPIYLDNVYDNAVDAARMHYMFSALRDSVPCMLYAKHLESCDQLLECFDKEIMDVFNEHLLNKLCKEIEKDLRLSVHTHLKLDDRNPFKVGLKDLAHFFSVKPIRFFNRFIHIKAYVTHYLDKTFYNLTTVALHDWATYSEMRNLATERYGLTMTEAHLPSQTLEQGLDVLEIMRNIHVFVSRYLYNLNNQIFIEKASNNKHLNTINIRHVANSIRTHGTGIMNTTVNFTYQFLRKKFYIFSQFMYDEHIKSRLIKDIRFFREIKDQSDHKYPFERAEKFNRGIRKLGLTPDGQSYLDQFRQLISQIGNAMGYVRMIRSGGLHCCSSAIRFVPDLEDIVNFEELVKEEGLSEETQRSASVLDSVLSDLTSNSAEGTEYFKMLVAVFAPEFRSAKNMHLRNFYMIVPPLAVNFVEHSISCKEKLNKKNKTGAAFTDDGFAMGVAYILKLLDQYLEFDSLHWFQAVRDKYRKELSVVAKEQTVQSAGQDEKLLQTMNLTQKRLDVCLQEFELLYFSLSSARIFFRADQTAAEETQEKKDEAGKVGMSPEGSTPAESSSK from the exons aaatccACACGGAGGTTCAACTGAAGAACTACAGCAAGTTTCTGGAAGAATACACCTCTCAGCTGAAGGGCATTGAAGAGGCTCTGGATGACTCTATTGGAGATGTGTGGGACTTCACTCTGGACCCCATCGCTCTAAAA cttctCCCATATGAGCAGACCTCTTTATTAGAGTTAATTAAAACAGACAACAAG GTCTTGAATAAAGTTGTAACGGTTTATGCTGCTCTGTGCGGTGAAGTGAAGAAGCTAAAATATGAG GCAGAAACCAAATTTTATAATGGCTTATTGTTCTATGGAGAGGGAG tgtGTGAAACCAGTGTTCTTGAAGGCGAGTCGCAGATTCAAATGGGCAGATTTATTTCATTCCTACAG GAACTGTCCTGCTTTGTTTCCAGATGTTATGAAGTGGTGGTCTGCATCATTCATCAGCTGGCTGCCCTCTACAACAGCAGCAA GGGTGCAACAAAAATCATTGAATCATCTGGTGTCCATTTCCAG GTGGTTTATGAGCACCTGGGGGAGCTCCTAGTGGTACTGATGACGCTTGATGAGATTATGGAAAATCACGCTACCCTGAAAGATCACTGGAAGATGTATAAAAG GTTACTGAAGTCTGTTCATCACAACCCTGGAAAATTTTCCATTCCTGAAGAAAAGCTGAAGCCCTTTGAGAAGCTCCTGTTGAAGCTGGAGGGGCAGCTGCTGGATGGCATGATAATGCAG GCCTGCGTGGAGCAGAGATTTGATGACCCGGCCGAAGCGGTCGCTGTCTCCAAAAACAGTTCCTTTGCCGAGGAGTTCGCCTTCAACATTCGCTCCATCTTCACGAATGTGGAGTCCAAAATTG GCGAGCCTTCAGAAATTGACCAGAGGGATAAGTACGCTGCAGTCTGCGGTCTCTTTGTCCTGCACTTTCATATTTTCAGAAGTGTCGACAAAAAACTCTACAAAGCATTGCTTGACATCTGTAAAAAG GTTCCTGCTGTCACTCTGATTGCAAATATCGTCTGGTTTCCCGACGCCTTTCTCACCGTTAAAGTCCCGGCTGCTGCCAAACTGATGGACAAGAAGAGTCTCCAGACGATGAAAGCACAGAGAGACACCTACCTGCAGCAAAGGGCTCAAACGTTAACAAA GGATGTCCAGTCTTACTACGTTTTTGTAACTTCGTGGATGATGAAGATGGAGTCCATTCTGTCCAAGGAGaataaaagtgacaaactgGCTGAGGACCTCAACAGCAGATGTAATGTATTTGTGCAG GGCATCCTGTACGCTTACAGCATCGGCACCATCATCAAGACCACCATGAACATGTACATGTCCATGCAGCGGCCCATGACCAAGACGTCTGTTAAAGCTCTCTGTCGATTGGTTGAGTTGCTCAAG GCCGTGGAGCACACATTTCACAGGAGGTCGATGGTCGTAGCCGACTCTGTTTCACTCATCACTCTGCAGCTCCAGTCTCAGGCCCTCAGTGCTATCAGCAATGCAAAG AAAAGGGTGATCTCTGATAAGAAGTACAGCGAGCAGCGGCTGGATGTCCTTTCGTCTTTGGTGCTTGCAGAAAACGCGCTCAGTGGGCCGAGCACAAAGGAGCGACGCCTGGTTGCGTCTCTGGCTCTGTGTGTCGGCACACAGCTG AAAACCTTTAAAGACGAGGAGCTGCTTCCGCTGCAGGTGGTGCTGAAGAAGCTGGATTTGATCAGTGAGCTTTGTGAAAG GGTCAGGCTCCAGTGTGACTGCAGTTTCCTGTACTGGCACAGGGCTGTTTTTCCCATCTACCTAGACAATGTGTATGACAACGCCGTGGATGCAGCACGGATGCAT TACATGTTTAGCGCCCTAAGAGACAGTGTGCCATGCATGCTCTATGCTAAACACTTGGAGTCATGTGACCAGCTGCTGGAGTGCTTTGACAAGGAGATCATGGATGTGTTCAATGAG CATCTCCTCAACAAGCTGTGTAAGGAGATCGAGAAGGACCTGCGCCTTTCTGTCCACACCCACCTGAAGCTGGACGACAGGAACCCGTTTAAAGTTGGCTTGAAGGACTTGGCCCACTTCTTCTCTGTTAAACCAATCCGATTCTTCAACCGCTTCATTCACATCAAAG CCTATGTGACTCACTACCTGGATAAAACTTTCTACAATCTGACCACTGTTGCTCTGCATGACTGGGCCACCTACAGTGAGATGAGAAACCTTGCAACGGAGCGCTACGGGCTCACGATGACAGAGGCGCACCTGCCCAGCCAGACTCTGGAGCAG GGTTTGGATGTTCTGGAGATCATGAGAAACATTCACGTTTTTGTCTCACGCTACCTCTACAACCTAAACAACCAG ATCTTCATAGAAAAGGCGAGTAACAACAAGCACCTCAACACCATCAACATCCGTCACGTCGCAAACTCGATTCGGACGCACGGCACGGGCATCATGAACACCACA GTCAATTTTACCTATCAGTTCCTGCGGAAAAAGTTTTACATCTTCAGCCAGTTCATGTATGACGAACACATCAAGTCCAGACTCATTAAGGACATCCGCTTTTTCAGGGAGATAAAGGATCAGTCTGACCATAAG taTCCATTTGAGCGTGCAGAGAAGTTTAACCGCGGCATCAGAAAGCTCGGCCTCACTCCTGATGGGCAGAGCTATCTGGACCAGTTCAGACAGCTCATCAGCCAGATCG GCAACGCCATGGGCTACGTCCGCATGATCCGTTCTGGAGGCCTTCACTGTTGCAGCAGCGCGATCAG ATTTGTCCCTGACCTGGAAGATATAGTCAACTTTGAGGAGCTTGTTAAGGAGGAAGGACTCTCTGAGGAAACCCAAAGATCTGCCAG CGTCCTGGATTCAGTGTTGAGCGATCTGACCAGCAACTCTGCCGAGGGGACAGAGTACTTCAAGATGCTGGTGGCCGTGTTTGCCCCCGAGTTCCGTAGCGCCAAGAACATGCACCTGAGGAACTTCTACATGATTGTACCGCCGCTG GCTGTGAATTTTGTGGAGCACTCAATCAGCTGTAAAGAGAAACTCAACAAGAAGAACAAAACCGGAGCTGCCTTCACAGACGATGGCTTTGCGATGG gTGTTGCGTACATCCTGAAGCTGCTGGACCAGTACCTGGAGTTCGACTCTCTTCACTGGTTCCAAGCGGTCCGAGATAAGTACAGGAAAGAGCTGAGCGTGGTGGCGAAGGAGCAGACTGTGCAGTCCGCCGGTCAGGACGAGAAGCTGCTTCAGACGATGAATCTCACCCAGAAGAGGCTGGATGTCTGCTTGCAG GAGTTTGAGCTGCTCTACTTCTCATTAAGCAGCGCGAGGATCTTCTTCCGAGCCGACCAAACCGCAGCTGAGGAAACCCAGGAGAAGAAAG ACGAAGCTGGGAAGGTGGGAATGTCTCCAGAAGGCTCCACACCTGCAGAGTCGTCCTCAAAGTAA
- the washc4 gene encoding WASH complex subunit 4 isoform X2, with product MAVETIAPDWEFDRFDDGSQKIHTEVQLKNYSKFLEEYTSQLKGIEEALDDSIGDVWDFTLDPIALKLLPYEQTSLLELIKTDNKVLNKVVTVYAALCGEVKKLKYEAETKFYNGLLFYGEGVCETSVLEGESQIQMGRFISFLQELSCFVSRCYEVVVCIIHQLAALYNSSKLLKSVHHNPGKFSIPEEKLKPFEKLLLKLEGQLLDGMIMQACVEQRFDDPAEAVAVSKNSSFAEEFAFNIRSIFTNVESKIGEPSEIDQRDKYAAVCGLFVLHFHIFRSVDKKLYKALLDICKKVPAVTLIANIVWFPDAFLTVKVPAAAKLMDKKSLQTMKAQRDTYLQQRAQTLTKDVQSYYVFVTSWMMKMESILSKENKSDKLAEDLNSRCNVFVQGILYAYSIGTIIKTTMNMYMSMQRPMTKTSVKALCRLVELLKAVEHTFHRRSMVVADSVSLITLQLQSQALSAISNAKKRVISDKKYSEQRLDVLSSLVLAENALSGPSTKERRLVASLALCVGTQLKTFKDEELLPLQVVLKKLDLISELCERVRLQCDCSFLYWHRAVFPIYLDNVYDNAVDAARMHYMFSALRDSVPCMLYAKHLESCDQLLECFDKEIMDVFNEHLLNKLCKEIEKDLRLSVHTHLKLDDRNPFKVGLKDLAHFFSVKPIRFFNRFIHIKAYVTHYLDKTFYNLTTVALHDWATYSEMRNLATERYGLTMTEAHLPSQTLEQGLDVLEIMRNIHVFVSRYLYNLNNQIFIEKASNNKHLNTINIRHVANSIRTHGTGIMNTTVNFTYQFLRKKFYIFSQFMYDEHIKSRLIKDIRFFREIKDQSDHKYPFERAEKFNRGIRKLGLTPDGQSYLDQFRQLISQIGNAMGYVRMIRSGGLHCCSSAIRFVPDLEDIVNFEELVKEEGLSEETQRSASVLDSVLSDLTSNSAEGTEYFKMLVAVFAPEFRSAKNMHLRNFYMIVPPLAVNFVEHSISCKEKLNKKNKTGAAFTDDGFAMGVAYILKLLDQYLEFDSLHWFQAVRDKYRKELSVVAKEQTVQSAGQDEKLLQTMNLTQKRLDVCLQEFELLYFSLSSARIFFRADQTAAEETQEKKDEAGKVGMSPEGSTPAESSSK from the exons aaatccACACGGAGGTTCAACTGAAGAACTACAGCAAGTTTCTGGAAGAATACACCTCTCAGCTGAAGGGCATTGAAGAGGCTCTGGATGACTCTATTGGAGATGTGTGGGACTTCACTCTGGACCCCATCGCTCTAAAA cttctCCCATATGAGCAGACCTCTTTATTAGAGTTAATTAAAACAGACAACAAG GTCTTGAATAAAGTTGTAACGGTTTATGCTGCTCTGTGCGGTGAAGTGAAGAAGCTAAAATATGAG GCAGAAACCAAATTTTATAATGGCTTATTGTTCTATGGAGAGGGAG tgtGTGAAACCAGTGTTCTTGAAGGCGAGTCGCAGATTCAAATGGGCAGATTTATTTCATTCCTACAG GAACTGTCCTGCTTTGTTTCCAGATGTTATGAAGTGGTGGTCTGCATCATTCATCAGCTGGCTGCCCTCTACAACAGCAGCAA GTTACTGAAGTCTGTTCATCACAACCCTGGAAAATTTTCCATTCCTGAAGAAAAGCTGAAGCCCTTTGAGAAGCTCCTGTTGAAGCTGGAGGGGCAGCTGCTGGATGGCATGATAATGCAG GCCTGCGTGGAGCAGAGATTTGATGACCCGGCCGAAGCGGTCGCTGTCTCCAAAAACAGTTCCTTTGCCGAGGAGTTCGCCTTCAACATTCGCTCCATCTTCACGAATGTGGAGTCCAAAATTG GCGAGCCTTCAGAAATTGACCAGAGGGATAAGTACGCTGCAGTCTGCGGTCTCTTTGTCCTGCACTTTCATATTTTCAGAAGTGTCGACAAAAAACTCTACAAAGCATTGCTTGACATCTGTAAAAAG GTTCCTGCTGTCACTCTGATTGCAAATATCGTCTGGTTTCCCGACGCCTTTCTCACCGTTAAAGTCCCGGCTGCTGCCAAACTGATGGACAAGAAGAGTCTCCAGACGATGAAAGCACAGAGAGACACCTACCTGCAGCAAAGGGCTCAAACGTTAACAAA GGATGTCCAGTCTTACTACGTTTTTGTAACTTCGTGGATGATGAAGATGGAGTCCATTCTGTCCAAGGAGaataaaagtgacaaactgGCTGAGGACCTCAACAGCAGATGTAATGTATTTGTGCAG GGCATCCTGTACGCTTACAGCATCGGCACCATCATCAAGACCACCATGAACATGTACATGTCCATGCAGCGGCCCATGACCAAGACGTCTGTTAAAGCTCTCTGTCGATTGGTTGAGTTGCTCAAG GCCGTGGAGCACACATTTCACAGGAGGTCGATGGTCGTAGCCGACTCTGTTTCACTCATCACTCTGCAGCTCCAGTCTCAGGCCCTCAGTGCTATCAGCAATGCAAAG AAAAGGGTGATCTCTGATAAGAAGTACAGCGAGCAGCGGCTGGATGTCCTTTCGTCTTTGGTGCTTGCAGAAAACGCGCTCAGTGGGCCGAGCACAAAGGAGCGACGCCTGGTTGCGTCTCTGGCTCTGTGTGTCGGCACACAGCTG AAAACCTTTAAAGACGAGGAGCTGCTTCCGCTGCAGGTGGTGCTGAAGAAGCTGGATTTGATCAGTGAGCTTTGTGAAAG GGTCAGGCTCCAGTGTGACTGCAGTTTCCTGTACTGGCACAGGGCTGTTTTTCCCATCTACCTAGACAATGTGTATGACAACGCCGTGGATGCAGCACGGATGCAT TACATGTTTAGCGCCCTAAGAGACAGTGTGCCATGCATGCTCTATGCTAAACACTTGGAGTCATGTGACCAGCTGCTGGAGTGCTTTGACAAGGAGATCATGGATGTGTTCAATGAG CATCTCCTCAACAAGCTGTGTAAGGAGATCGAGAAGGACCTGCGCCTTTCTGTCCACACCCACCTGAAGCTGGACGACAGGAACCCGTTTAAAGTTGGCTTGAAGGACTTGGCCCACTTCTTCTCTGTTAAACCAATCCGATTCTTCAACCGCTTCATTCACATCAAAG CCTATGTGACTCACTACCTGGATAAAACTTTCTACAATCTGACCACTGTTGCTCTGCATGACTGGGCCACCTACAGTGAGATGAGAAACCTTGCAACGGAGCGCTACGGGCTCACGATGACAGAGGCGCACCTGCCCAGCCAGACTCTGGAGCAG GGTTTGGATGTTCTGGAGATCATGAGAAACATTCACGTTTTTGTCTCACGCTACCTCTACAACCTAAACAACCAG ATCTTCATAGAAAAGGCGAGTAACAACAAGCACCTCAACACCATCAACATCCGTCACGTCGCAAACTCGATTCGGACGCACGGCACGGGCATCATGAACACCACA GTCAATTTTACCTATCAGTTCCTGCGGAAAAAGTTTTACATCTTCAGCCAGTTCATGTATGACGAACACATCAAGTCCAGACTCATTAAGGACATCCGCTTTTTCAGGGAGATAAAGGATCAGTCTGACCATAAG taTCCATTTGAGCGTGCAGAGAAGTTTAACCGCGGCATCAGAAAGCTCGGCCTCACTCCTGATGGGCAGAGCTATCTGGACCAGTTCAGACAGCTCATCAGCCAGATCG GCAACGCCATGGGCTACGTCCGCATGATCCGTTCTGGAGGCCTTCACTGTTGCAGCAGCGCGATCAG ATTTGTCCCTGACCTGGAAGATATAGTCAACTTTGAGGAGCTTGTTAAGGAGGAAGGACTCTCTGAGGAAACCCAAAGATCTGCCAG CGTCCTGGATTCAGTGTTGAGCGATCTGACCAGCAACTCTGCCGAGGGGACAGAGTACTTCAAGATGCTGGTGGCCGTGTTTGCCCCCGAGTTCCGTAGCGCCAAGAACATGCACCTGAGGAACTTCTACATGATTGTACCGCCGCTG GCTGTGAATTTTGTGGAGCACTCAATCAGCTGTAAAGAGAAACTCAACAAGAAGAACAAAACCGGAGCTGCCTTCACAGACGATGGCTTTGCGATGG gTGTTGCGTACATCCTGAAGCTGCTGGACCAGTACCTGGAGTTCGACTCTCTTCACTGGTTCCAAGCGGTCCGAGATAAGTACAGGAAAGAGCTGAGCGTGGTGGCGAAGGAGCAGACTGTGCAGTCCGCCGGTCAGGACGAGAAGCTGCTTCAGACGATGAATCTCACCCAGAAGAGGCTGGATGTCTGCTTGCAG GAGTTTGAGCTGCTCTACTTCTCATTAAGCAGCGCGAGGATCTTCTTCCGAGCCGACCAAACCGCAGCTGAGGAAACCCAGGAGAAGAAAG ACGAAGCTGGGAAGGTGGGAATGTCTCCAGAAGGCTCCACACCTGCAGAGTCGTCCTCAAAGTAA